GACCTCCACGCTGCCGAGATGGCGAGCAACGCCGAGTACGTCGTCGCCGGCGACGACGGGCTGCTGCTGCGCACGACGACGAGCGGCGGGGACTGCGTGCCCGGCATCGACGCGACGCTGGAACGGGTCGGCAGCGGCTCGATTCCGCCGGACGGAGGGACGATCCAGTACACCGTCGCCCTCACGAACCCCTCGCCGGAGACGCAGACCTTCCAGGCGTGGGTCGACGCGGTGCTTCCCAACGGAAACACGCTGGGTCCGCTCCAGGGGCCGGTCCCACTGACGTTCGCGCCGGGGCAGTCCGTGGGGCCGATTTCGTTCACCGAGCAGGTACCCGCAGGGGCACCTTTCGGAGTCTACCGGCTCCGGCTGCGCGTGGGCGACTTCTCGACCGGAGCCTTGCTCGACGAGTCCACTGTGACCTACACGAACTTCAACGCCCGCGTGACGGGCGACACGAGTCTGGACGATTGGCAGACGCTGGAGGGAAGTCTCACAGAGACCGCAGCCGACGGAGCATCGGTCGAGGCTACTGTGTCCCAAGCCAGAGCGTCGGAAGCGGCCGTGCTGGAGGCGGTCTACCCGAACCCGGTGGGCGGCCAGGGTAGCCTCCGCTTCTCGCTCCTCGAGGCCGGTCCCGTTCGCCTCGCGGTGTACGACGTGCTCGGGCGCGAGGTAGCGTGGCTGGCCGAAGGGTGGCGCGAGGCGGGCACCCACACGGCGTCCTTCGACGCGGGTACGTTGCCGAGTGGCACGTACGTGGTTCGGCTCTCGGCAGCAGGACAGGTGCACACGCAGCGCGTGACGGTCGCCAGGTAGCTCAGAACACTGCCCGCGACGGGCGACGGGCCGTCCTCCAGCAGGAGGGCGGCCCTTACCTCTGAATAGTCGTCCTCAGGTGGCCTCCTCGCCGCCGGGCAACTCGCCGGCTTGGCGCAGAATGGACAGCGCCTCGTCCGCAGCGTCGGCCGGGACTTGGACCCGGATGCCGCCGTCGGCGGGGAAGAGGTTGCCGTACGCGTTCGCCACGAAGCAGACGACGCCTGCGTCTTCGAGCAGGGCACGGGCGAGGTGGGCCTGGTGCGCGAGCGGGTAGGTCGCTACCGTGACGAGCCGCATCGGACTATATACTTCCCCGCACGCGCTCGTCCATCACCTCGACGCGCTCGATCTCGGCCGCTCGGAAGTCGGCGAGCTTCTGGGCGAGCGCCTCGTCGGCGAGGGCGAGAATTTGCACGGCGAGGAGCCCTGCGTTCTTCGCCTGTCCGATGGCGACCGTCGCGACGGGTACGCCGCCCGGCATCTGGACAATCGAGAGGAGTGAGTCGAGGCCGCTCAGCGCCGACGACTTGACCGGCACGCCGATGACGGGTAGCGCCGTGCTCGCGGCGAGCATCCCCGGCAAGTGGGCCGCCCCGCCCGCACCGCCGATGAGGACCTTCAGCCCGCGCTCGCGAGCGGACTTCGCGTAGGCCGTCATCCGGTCCGGCGTCCGGTGCGCCGAGAGGACGCGCATCTCGAACGGGACGCCGAACGTTTCCAGCATGTCGGCGGCGGCCTGCATGGTCGGGAGGTCGGACTCGCTGCCCATCGCGATGCCGACGAGGGGGTCTGGCATATAATCTGAGATGAGGTAGGGGTTTGATTAATCAAACCCCTACGGTTGCTATAAACGAATCAATCTGGCAGCCCGTTCGGCGCGGGCGCGGGTCTCGGCGGGATCGGTGCCCGTCGCGGTGACGTGGCCCATCTTGCGCTTCGGGCGCACGTCGGCCTTACCGTAGAGGTGGAGACCGACGCCGGGGACGGCGAGGGCGTCCGTAATCTCCGACGTCGTCACGCCGTCGCGCGCGCCGAGGACGTTGACCATCACCGCGACCGGCACGCGGAGGTCGGGCGAGCCGAGCGGCCAGCCGAGGACGGCGCGGGCGTGATTCTCGAACTGCGAGGTGTGACAGGCTTCGATCGAGTAGTGCCCCGTGTTGTGCGGGCGCGGCGCGAGTTCGTTGACGAGAATCTGCCCGTCCTCGGTCTCGAACAACTCAACCGCCGTGATCCCGACCCCGCCGACGGCTTCGACCGCTGCAAGACCGACACGCCATGCTTTCTCGGCTGTGGCGTCGGGGATGTCCGCCGGGACGACGACGGCGTGGCAGCGGTGGTCGCGCTGCTCGGTGTAGGCGACGGGGTAGGTGACGTGCGAGCCGTCGGGATGCCGGGCGATGAGGACGGTCAGTTCCTGCTTAAACGCGACGAACGCTTCGACGAGGAGGCCGTCCTCGGCGGCGAGGTTGGGCCACGCGGCGCGGAGGTCGTCCGGGGTGCGAGCGGTCGCGTTGCCGTAGCCGTCGTACGAGTGGGTGTACTGCTTGAGCAGGACGGGATAGCCAAAACCTTCGGCCGCCGCGAGCGCCTCGTCGAGGTTCGAGCAGAGCTTGAAGTCGGGGAGAGGAAGGCCATCGCCGGCCAGGGTCTGGCTCTGGCGGCCTTTGTGGCGGATGAGGCGGAGCGTCTCGGGGCGCGGCCAGAGGGCGGCGTCGGGGGCGGCTTCGGCGAGGATATCCGCCGGTGCCCACTCGCTTTCTACCGTTATTGCATGGCATCCTTTCGACCATGCGCGCAGCACTTCGGGGTCGGTCCAGTCAGCGACTGTCACCTCGCCGAGTCCTTCGACCGGCGGAGCGGGTTTCGGGACGAGAAACCGGACGCTGACGCCCATCGGGATCGCCGCGAGCGCCGTCATCCGCCCGAGCTGCCCGCCGCCCAGGATGCCGAGGGTAGGGCCGGTGGACAGAGGACGGTGGACAGAGGACAATGTCTGCTGCTCGCTACTCGCCATCCTCCACCTCTTCCTCGCCGTGGAGCAGCATCTCCAGCGACTCCAGGTCGCCGACGAGCACGTCGCGCGCCTTCGACCCCTCGAACGGGCCGACGATCCCGGCGTCCTCTAGCTGGTCCACGATGCGCGCCGCCCGCGTGTAGCCGACTGAGAGCTTCCGCTGCAGGAGCGATACCGAACCCTGCTGGCTGCGAACGATCACCCTCGCGGCGTCCTCGAACAGGTCGTCGCGGTCCTCCTCGCTCGTCGGGCCGAAGACGTCGGTGCTCTCTTCGGTTTCGAGCGGCGGGAGGAGGTAGGGCCCCGCGCCCTTCTGCCCGCCGATGTGGGTCACGACCTGCTCGATCTCGGCGTTCGAGACGAACGGTCCCTGAAGGCGGGTCATCCGGCTGCCGTTCATGTAGAGGAGGTCGCCGTTGCCGACCAACTGCTGCGCGCCGCCGGTGTCGAGGATCGTCCGGCTGTCGATCTTGGACGAGGTCTGGAAGGCCATCCGGCTCGGGAAGTTAGCCTTGATGAGCCCCGTGATGACGTCGACGCTCGGGCGCTGCGTGGCCAGGACGAGGTGGATGCCGACGGCGCGGGCCATCTGCGCGAGGCGCGCAATCGGCGGCTCCACCTCCTTGCCGCTCGTCATCATGAGGTCGGCGAGTTCGTCGATGATGACGACGATGTAGGGGAGGTGCCGGTGGTCATCCTCGGGGCTGAGCTCGCCCGCGCGGACTTTGGCGTTGTACTCCTTGATTCCGCGCACGCCCGCTTCGGCGAGGAGGTCGTAGCGGTCCTCCATCTCGCGCTCGCACGACTTGAGCACGCCGGCCGCTTGGGTGAAGTCGGTGATGATTGGGTCCTCGGCCCCTTCGGGCAGGGCAAGGAAGTGGTCGAGAAGTACCTGGTACGGCCCGAGCTCGATCTTCTTCGGGTCGATCATGACGAACTTGAGGTCGGCCGGGTGGCAGGCGTAGAGCAGTCCGACTACGAGGCCGTTCAGCCCGACCGACTTGCCCGCGCCGGTTGCGCCTGCGATCAGCAGGTGCGGCATCCGGGCGAGGTCCTCGATGCTGACCTCGCCCTGGATGTTCTTGCCGAGCGCAACGGGGAGGTCCATCTTGGCGTCGGTGAAGCGGGCCGTCCCGAGGACGCTGCGGAGGCGCACGAGCTCGCGCTGCCGGTTCGGGATCTCGACCCCGATCGCCGACTTGCCGGGGATCGGGGCGAGGATGCGGATGCCGGGTGCGGCCATCGCCATCGCGAGGTCGTCTTCGAGCGCAGTGATGCGGCTGATCCGCACGCCCGGCGCGGGCGTCAACTCGTAGCGCGTCACGGTCGGCCCGACGACCGCGTTAATCTCGGTGATCTCGACCTTGTAGGTCTCCAGCTTGTCGAGGAGCACCTGCTTGTTCTCCTCGATCTCGTCGTAGTCAACGCCGGCCGAGGCGTCGGGCTCGTCGAGCAGGTCGATGGGCGGGAAATCGTAGGGGAGGGTCGCCGCAGTCGGCTGCTGGTGCAGCGCGCCGAGGTCGCCCTCGGCCTCCTCGACCGGCCCCTGCACCCGCAGCGTGGGTTCGAGTTTCGGAGCTGCGGGCCGAGTGGCGGGCGTTGCGGGGTGGGGCTTCGGCTCGGGCGTGGGCGGCTCCGCCGGCGTCGGCGCTTCGACCACCGGCGGCGTCGGCACCGGTGCCTTCCTTTCCCTCTTCTCTTTCTCCTCTCTCTTCTCCCGTTCCGCTCTCTTCCGCTCTTCCGCACGTCCGCTCTTCCGCTCCTTCACCTTCGCCTCGCGCGCCGACCGCCGTTCGGCTGTGTGAGCCTGGCGCGCCTTTTTCCGGCGGGCACTGGCGTCGCGGGCATCGCCCCACTTCTGCTTCGCGCTGCTCCGCAGCGAGGTCACCGACGCCTCGGCCCGGTCGAGCGTGATCTGGATGTCGCGGTCGATGATGAGCAGGAGCGCGACGATCGCCGCGACGATGAGGAGGATCAGCGAGCCCGTCGCGCCGACGAGCTGGGTCATCCAACCCGCCACGCCGAGGCCGACCTCGCCGCTCCAGAGCGCGAGCGTCGTGCCCGGACCGTCGGCGAACCACCCGAAGAGCGTCGAGGCGAGGAACGTGACGACGAGTGCGAGGAGGCTCAGGATCGGCAGGAAGACCGTTGTGCGCTGGCGGAAGAAGACGTAGCCCCACGCCCCGAGGAGAAGGGCGAGGAGCACGACCGGGTAGCCCAGAAAGTGGGGGACGAGGGCGTGCGACAGCGCCGCCCCGATGAGGCCGAGCGCGTTGTCGGTCGAGGCCCCGCCGGGGCGGAGCGCGTCGCGCCAGGAGAAGGCGTCGGCGAGCGCGTCGTCGGCCGGGCTGTAGGTGACGAGCGCGAGCGTGACGAGGAGCGCGAGCGCCATCAGCACGAGGCCGAAGACCTCTTTCTTGCGCTGCGCGGAGACGAGGCCGGCGTCGCGCTGCTTGGTGGAGCGGCGCTTTTTGGGCTTGGGGCGAGTCGAGGATCGGCTCACAGGGGTCGGTCGATCCGGTGGGCGGGAGGCGGCGGGGAAGCCATAGCGGAATATACAGACGGGATTTCGGGAATGGGAGGAGTCAGGGGACAGAGCAAGGGCTGGGAGAGCGAAGTGGAACCTCTAGCACTCTACCATTGTACCTAGCCATATGGCGTATCTGACGTGCCATCTGACATGAAAAGTTCTGCCCCCTACGGCTGGTCGCTCGGCCTCCGCGCCCGTTCCGCTGCCGAGGCCAGCAGCCGCGTCCGGCAGGGCTTCTCCGCCGCCGCGCTCGACCGGCTTCGCCAGCGGCTCGACCTCTCGCCGGAAGAGACCGCCGAAGCCCTCGGCACCTCATCCCGCACACTCGCCCGGCGCCGCAAGGAAGGGCGCCTCGGGGCTGCCGAGTCGGACCGGCTCTACCGGCTCGCCCGGCTCTACGAGCGCGCCGTCGAGGTATTCGAGAGCGAAGACGACGCCCGGCGCTGGTTCCGGCTCCCACAGTGGGCCCTCGGTGACCGCACCCCGCTGGCCTTTGCCCGCACCGAACCCGGTTCCCGCGAGGTTGAAGCCTTGCTCGACCGCATCGACTACGGCGTGCTAGCCTGATGACTGTTGCGTGGCGCGTCGTGAAGGAAGCCTACGCTCGCTCTGCCTTCGACGGCGAGGGAGCGCGGCGCTCGGGCGGACGCTTCAACAGCCGCGGCACCGCCGTCGTCTACGCGGCCGACTCGCTCGCCCTCGCGCTCCTCGAAGTCGCCGTCCACCTGCCCTCGTATCACGGCCTGCGCGGTCGCGTTGGCTTCCAACTCGGTATCCCGGACGGGTCGGTCGAGGTGCTCAGTGAGGACGACCTGCCCGCCGACTGGCAGGCCACGCCGCCCGCTCGCGCCGCGCAACTCCTCGGCGACGCGTGGGTGGCCGAAGCTCGGTCCGCCGTCTTCCGCGTGCCGAGTGTCATCGTCCCGCACGCCTACAACTACGTTCTCAACCCGGCTCACCCGGACTTCGGCCGCGTCGAGATCGGCGCCCCGGAGCCCGTCCCGATTGACCCACGCCTCATGAAGTAGAGCGGTATGTCCCCACGCGACCCGGCTGTAGCGATGAGGACATGTATCGGGCTGTGAGCTACCACTCCGTTCGCTGTGCGCTGAAGGCAGTGTCTGAAAAGGTGACTATTGATTTGCCGCCATCTGCACCAGTCACGTACCCCTCGATAGTCCCTTCCATGAGTTCGCCTCTCACCTCTGCCCTGTATACGAGCGTGCCTTCGTTGTTGAAATGCATACGGGCAGACTTGGACTTCCCCGGAGCTACATCTTCGATTGTCTTTTCTACTCCGGGGCCTTCGATCTCGAAACGGGTTATGGTTTCCTGACCCTCATTCTCCAAAACGACAGTAAACCGGGTCATGCTGTTGATGCCGAGTATTATCACGATGAGGCAGACAGGAATATTGAGCACCATGACACTAACAGCTTTGCCTACCCTAGGCCCCCAGAGCTGTCCCACAGCATGCCGCTTAAAAGCATAAGCGATGACGCATACGAACCCTATCGCGACAGATACGAGCCCTCCACGGATGGTAAACATACCGATGAGGGGCAGACTGTCCCACCGGGTAATCTCATAGAGGAGATAGACAGCCACGCCTACCGTCATGGGCAGAATGCCGCACAGCATGGCGACGCGGTAGAAGACGATCCCGGCTCTGGAGTCACTCATCGGCATTCGTCTACGACGACCTCGCCGCTGGCAATGACGGTGCAGACGTGCGAGGTGTACTCGAACGGGTCGCCGTCGAAGAGGACGAGGTCGGCGTCCTTGCCCTCGGCGAGCGAGCCGACGCGGTCGTCGATGCCGAGGATGCGGGCTGGCGCGAGGGTGATCGTCTCGAGCGCGCCTTCGGTGCCGAGGCCGTGGGCCGCGGCAACCGCCGCCTCGAAAAGCACGACGCGGGTCTTGGGAACGTAAGCCTCGTACCCGCTCTGGATCGCCACCGGGATGCCTCGGTCGCGGAGCGTCTTGGCCGTCTCGAAGCTCGCGTTTTTGGCGTCGCCGTAGGGGCGGATCATCGTCGGGTGGAGGATGACGGGGATCTGCCGGTCGCTCAGGTGGTCGGCGACGCGGTAGGCCTCGGCCCCGCCGTCGAGGACGAGGCGCAGGCCGAACTCGTCGGCGAGGCGGAGGGCGGTGAGGATGTCGTGGGCGCGGTGGGCGGTGACGAGCGCGGCGACCTCGCCGGAGAGGACGCGCGCGAGGGCCTCGTTGCGGAGGTCGCGGCTCGGGCGCTTGGCCTCGTCCTCGTCGGCCATCCCCTCGGCGTAGCGCTGCGCGTCCAGCAGCGCCTCGCGCAGCATGGCGATCTCCTTCGAGCGCGTCCCCGGCGTGTCGAAGTTGCGCCGGATGCCGGAGCCGAGGACGAAGACCACCATCGGCGCTTCCTCGACCAGACCCTCGGCGACGGTCTCGGCCGCCGTCTTGAAGATCGCCGTCTGCCCGGCCACCGGCGCGCCCGGCGACGGCCCGGCGTGGACCGTCGTCACCCCGAACGAGAGCACCCAGTCCACGAGCGCCTCAGTCGGGTCGTAGGCGTCGATGGCGCGGAGCTCGGGCTGGATCGGGGCGGACGTGTCGAGGTGGTCCTGGTCGCCCTCCTGGTTGAGAATCCCCGACAGCCCGACCGTCGCCCGCGCGTCCACAAACCCCGGCGTCACGACTGCCGCATCGAGCACGCGGTACCCATCAGGAAGCACAATCGCCGCCGCCGGACCGACGGCCTCGATCTGCCCGTCCGCGCTCGTGAGCACGACCCCGTTCTGGATCGGGTTGCCCTCCATCGTGTAGACGAGGTCGCCCCGCACGGCGAGTTGGGCGTGGGCGGTGGGGATGAGCAGGAGCAGTAAGATGAGGCGCATGATCTATTGGGAGCGGTAATGGGAAGATGTCAATCGCTGACGTTCTGAAGCAACCAGCCATCAGAACTTGACTTCGCGTATGTGAACATGAGATGCGTTGTGTCACCTTCCAGGGCATAGAGATGAACGCTGTAGTGCGGTCGGCTCGGGTCGTCTGTAGAGTAGAGACCTCGCACGCTGTATTCGGGTTGGCCAACTGCGCAGAGGGCGTAGGCTCTGGCATCACGTTCTACTTGCTCACTGCTCGGTAGGTCGTTACAGCCAGTGAGGAGTAGAAACGCGAGGAAAGCGATTTGCTTGAGGGTCACCTCAGGATTCAAAGTTGTCATTGCGAGCGTAGCGAAGCAATCTCCAGAGGGATGAAGCCAGGTTGGGAGATTGCCACGTCGCCTTCGGCTCCTCGCAATGACAGGCTTGGTTGGATGAGGACGCTTAGTGCTCGTGCAGGTGGGCAGCGCCGGTGTGGTAGACCTCGTAGCCGCCGACGGCGTAGGCGCGGTCCTCGGGGTTGGCGCGGTCGAAGACCTTCTTGCCGTCGAGGTAGGTCTGCTCGACGTGGGTGTAGGTCGAGAGCGGGTCGCCGGAGAGGACGATAAAGTCGGCGTCCTTGCCCGCCTCCAGCGAGCCGAGGCGGTCGTCGAGGCCAAGCATCCGCGCCCCGGCGAGCTTGACGGAGGCGAGGGCGGCCTCGCGGCTCATCCCGGCGCGCACGCCGAAGGCGGCCGAGCGGAGGAAGAGGCGGCTGTCGGTGATGAGATCGTCGGTGTGGTAGGCCACGTCGGCGCCCGCCGCTTCGAGTACGCCACCCGTGACGAAGTACAGCTCGTCGGCCTCGATCTTGCCGCCCGGCGAGTCGAGGACGATGATGGAGGCCGGGGCCCCGGCGGCGGCGATTTCGTCGGCCACCTTCCAGCCTTCGGAGATGTGGTGAAGGACTGGGGTGAACCCGAACTCGTCGCCGAGGCGGAGCGCCGTCAGGATGTCGTGCGAGCGGTGGGTGTGGAAGTGGACGATCCGCCGCCCGTCGAGGACTTCGAGGAGGGCTTCCATTTCGAGGTCCATCGGGTGGTCGGCGTCGGCTTCTCTTTTCTCGCGGTACTGCTGCGCTTTGAGGAAGTGGGTGCGGACGAGCGCGGCGCTCTTGGCGCGCGTGCCGGGGAACGGGCCGCTCTCGCGGATC
The sequence above is drawn from the Bacteroidota bacterium genome and encodes:
- a CDS encoding T9SS type A sorting domain-containing protein; protein product: MNRFALLLLLVALPASAQDWTAIPLGTSGTLRAIENTSFSQKYVVGDGGFVAQSNPDRTVWTPVSVGTSADLHSVIQPAFNQTWVGGAAGAVRVSDNVGNWFVRDIPSGETFYLFTRSSTQALAAGSGGSIWKSENLGEDWTLNYTGSVPLRAGVGGTFGDGWVVGDAGTILKGSDGGAVWTPVASGTTRDLHAVRFGSGVSVIAVGEAGTILTSTDGAVWTPRLSGTAHTLRDVSRSKQNADFLLAVGDDGVALKSTDGGVLWCRLTTGVPTDLHAAEMASNAEYVVAGDDGLLLRTTTSGGDCVPGIDATLERVGSGSIPPDGGTIQYTVALTNPSPETQTFQAWVDAVLPNGNTLGPLQGPVPLTFAPGQSVGPISFTEQVPAGAPFGVYRLRLRVGDFSTGALLDESTVTYTNFNARVTGDTSLDDWQTLEGSLTETAADGASVEATVSQARASEAAVLEAVYPNPVGGQGSLRFSLLEAGPVRLAVYDVLGREVAWLAEGWREAGTHTASFDAGTLPSGTYVVRLSAAGQVHTQRVTVAR
- a CDS encoding DUF2007 domain-containing protein, producing the protein MRLVTVATYPLAHQAHLARALLEDAGVVCFVANAYGNLFPADGGIRVQVPADAADEALSILRQAGELPGGEEAT
- the purE gene encoding 5-(carboxyamino)imidazole ribonucleotide mutase, which encodes MPDPLVGIAMGSESDLPTMQAAADMLETFGVPFEMRVLSAHRTPDRMTAYAKSARERGLKVLIGGAGGAAHLPGMLAASTALPVIGVPVKSSALSGLDSLLSIVQMPGGVPVATVAIGQAKNAGLLAVQILALADEALAQKLADFRAAEIERVEVMDERVRGSI
- a CDS encoding 5-(carboxyamino)imidazole ribonucleotide synthase yields the protein MSSVHRPLSTGPTLGILGGGQLGRMTALAAIPMGVSVRFLVPKPAPPVEGLGEVTVADWTDPEVLRAWSKGCHAITVESEWAPADILAEAAPDAALWPRPETLRLIRHKGRQSQTLAGDGLPLPDFKLCSNLDEALAAAEGFGYPVLLKQYTHSYDGYGNATARTPDDLRAAWPNLAAEDGLLVEAFVAFKQELTVLIARHPDGSHVTYPVAYTEQRDHRCHAVVVPADIPDATAEKAWRVGLAAVEAVGGVGITAVELFETEDGQILVNELAPRPHNTGHYSIEACHTSQFENHARAVLGWPLGSPDLRVPVAVMVNVLGARDGVTTSEITDALAVPGVGLHLYGKADVRPKRKMGHVTATGTDPAETRARAERAARLIRL
- a CDS encoding DNA translocase FtsK 4TM domain-containing protein; translation: MSRSSTRPKPKKRRSTKQRDAGLVSAQRKKEVFGLVLMALALLVTLALVTYSPADDALADAFSWRDALRPGGASTDNALGLIGAALSHALVPHFLGYPVVLLALLLGAWGYVFFRQRTTVFLPILSLLALVVTFLASTLFGWFADGPGTTLALWSGEVGLGVAGWMTQLVGATGSLILLIVAAIVALLLIIDRDIQITLDRAEASVTSLRSSAKQKWGDARDASARRKKARQAHTAERRSAREAKVKERKSGRAEERKRAEREKREEKEKRERKAPVPTPPVVEAPTPAEPPTPEPKPHPATPATRPAAPKLEPTLRVQGPVEEAEGDLGALHQQPTAATLPYDFPPIDLLDEPDASAGVDYDEIEENKQVLLDKLETYKVEITEINAVVGPTVTRYELTPAPGVRISRITALEDDLAMAMAAPGIRILAPIPGKSAIGVEIPNRQRELVRLRSVLGTARFTDAKMDLPVALGKNIQGEVSIEDLARMPHLLIAGATGAGKSVGLNGLVVGLLYACHPADLKFVMIDPKKIELGPYQVLLDHFLALPEGAEDPIITDFTQAAGVLKSCEREMEDRYDLLAEAGVRGIKEYNAKVRAGELSPEDDHRHLPYIVVIIDELADLMMTSGKEVEPPIARLAQMARAVGIHLVLATQRPSVDVITGLIKANFPSRMAFQTSSKIDSRTILDTGGAQQLVGNGDLLYMNGSRMTRLQGPFVSNAEIEQVVTHIGGQKGAGPYLLPPLETEESTDVFGPTSEEDRDDLFEDAARVIVRSQQGSVSLLQRKLSVGYTRAARIVDQLEDAGIVGPFEGSKARDVLVGDLESLEMLLHGEEEVEDGE
- a CDS encoding antitoxin Xre/MbcA/ParS toxin-binding domain-containing protein encodes the protein MKSSAPYGWSLGLRARSAAEASSRVRQGFSAAALDRLRQRLDLSPEETAEALGTSSRTLARRRKEGRLGAAESDRLYRLARLYERAVEVFESEDDARRWFRLPQWALGDRTPLAFARTEPGSREVEALLDRIDYGVLA
- a CDS encoding RES family NAD+ phosphorylase, which translates into the protein MTVAWRVVKEAYARSAFDGEGARRSGGRFNSRGTAVVYAADSLALALLEVAVHLPSYHGLRGRVGFQLGIPDGSVEVLSEDDLPADWQATPPARAAQLLGDAWVAEARSAVFRVPSVIVPHAYNYVLNPAHPDFGRVEIGAPEPVPIDPRLMK
- a CDS encoding amidohydrolase family protein produces the protein MRLILLLLLIPTAHAQLAVRGDLVYTMEGNPIQNGVVLTSADGQIEAVGPAAAIVLPDGYRVLDAAVVTPGFVDARATVGLSGILNQEGDQDHLDTSAPIQPELRAIDAYDPTEALVDWVLSFGVTTVHAGPSPGAPVAGQTAIFKTAAETVAEGLVEEAPMVVFVLGSGIRRNFDTPGTRSKEIAMLREALLDAQRYAEGMADEDEAKRPSRDLRNEALARVLSGEVAALVTAHRAHDILTALRLADEFGLRLVLDGGAEAYRVADHLSDRQIPVILHPTMIRPYGDAKNASFETAKTLRDRGIPVAIQSGYEAYVPKTRVVLFEAAVAAAHGLGTEGALETITLAPARILGIDDRVGSLAEGKDADLVLFDGDPFEYTSHVCTVIASGEVVVDECR
- a CDS encoding amidohydrolase family protein, producing the protein MRLALLLVFLTAPALAQPTAYVGATVYPVSGPPIENGMLVVEDGRIVEVGPVRTNLAPGTQQVDVSGKVIMPGLVDTHSHVGEGDGGDRSAALHPAVRILDAIDPSSDSFWRARAGGITTMNIMPGSGHLMSGQTVYLKPRRVLTVDEMLFCDDLRTGICGGMKMANGTNSIRESGPFPGTRAKSAALVRTHFLKAQQYREKREADADHPMDLEMEALLEVLDGRRIVHFHTHRSHDILTALRLGDEFGFTPVLHHISEGWKVADEIAAAGAPASIIVLDSPGGKIEADELYFVTGGVLEAAGADVAYHTDDLITDSRLFLRSAAFGVRAGMSREAALASVKLAGARMLGLDDRLGSLEAGKDADFIVLSGDPLSTYTHVEQTYLDGKKVFDRANPEDRAYAVGGYEVYHTGAAHLHEH